A single Prochlorococcus marinus XMU1410 DNA region contains:
- a CDS encoding RNA-binding S4 domain-containing protein, whose product MKLDQFLKWKNLVSSGGEAKIFIKSGSVEVNGVIETRRGRKLNKGDKVIFLKNELIFE is encoded by the coding sequence ATGAAATTAGATCAATTTTTAAAATGGAAAAATTTAGTATCTTCTGGTGGCGAAGCAAAAATTTTTATTAAATCCGGTTCTGTTGAGGTTAATGGTGTAATTGAGACTAGAAGAGGAAGGAAGTTAAACAAAGGAGATAAAGTAATATTTCTAAAAAATGAATTAATTTTTGAATAG
- a CDS encoding DUF3318 domain-containing protein, translating to MSELQRLKSLLPPENESWVFVEAAAAIDPPLITLEEIGRDEVEIQIDLDEWDNFAIDHRNLLFWHEVGKIQNDSIPRDGWEMAALAIGLGGAIGELWVQDGLLLLLALGLSSFAGYRLYLKNNSEKKLQDAIYADERAIDLACRFGYSVPNAYKSLGGALKELIEKTRKKKNRSFFEDRLDALRKSAEKARSELSQQEGSEKSVSSENVYGQ from the coding sequence ATGAGCGAACTTCAGCGACTTAAAAGTTTGTTGCCTCCTGAGAATGAAAGTTGGGTATTTGTTGAAGCTGCTGCGGCTATAGATCCACCTTTAATAACACTTGAGGAAATCGGTCGTGACGAAGTAGAAATTCAAATAGATTTAGATGAATGGGATAACTTTGCTATTGACCATAGAAATTTATTATTTTGGCACGAGGTTGGAAAAATCCAAAATGACTCAATTCCCAGAGATGGATGGGAAATGGCTGCTCTTGCTATTGGACTTGGAGGCGCGATTGGAGAATTGTGGGTGCAAGATGGTTTACTTTTATTACTTGCTCTTGGCTTATCAAGTTTTGCAGGATATAGATTATATTTAAAAAATAATTCTGAAAAAAAGCTTCAAGATGCTATCTATGCAGATGAAAGAGCTATAGATCTTGCTTGTAGATTCGGTTACAGCGTTCCAAATGCATATAAAAGTCTTGGAGGAGCATTAAAGGAGTTAATAGAAAAGACAAGAAAAAAGAAAAATAGAAGTTTCTTTGAAGATAGATTAGATGCCTTAAGAAAAAGTGCAGAAAAAGCAAGATCAGAATTATCTCAGCAAGAAGGTTCAGAAAAATCAGTTTCAAGTGAAAATGTTTATGGACAATAA
- a CDS encoding CGLD27 family protein: MNQSKCPVPREQQPTNEFIELSKSKIFSWPKTKKSLILILLKFWIGAFVLFLVISSGSVYFQTSLLKYILISFFSSLSIPLLISIRLYLGWNHIFKRLTSEKVEYEESGWYDGQVWEKPLVLKEKESLIASIEVKPILKNLIQILSIIFVLALSGILIFQYNNF; the protein is encoded by the coding sequence ATGAATCAATCTAAATGTCCTGTCCCTAGAGAGCAACAACCCACAAATGAATTCATAGAATTATCAAAATCTAAAATTTTTTCTTGGCCAAAAACAAAAAAGTCACTAATTCTTATATTGTTAAAGTTCTGGATAGGTGCTTTTGTTCTATTTCTTGTTATTTCTTCAGGAAGTGTATATTTCCAAACGTCCCTTCTAAAATATATTCTAATAAGTTTTTTTAGCAGCTTGTCAATCCCTCTTTTAATTTCAATAAGATTATATTTAGGTTGGAATCATATTTTTAAAAGATTAACATCCGAAAAAGTTGAATATGAAGAATCAGGTTGGTATGACGGTCAAGTATGGGAAAAACCATTAGTTTTGAAAGAAAAAGAATCACTTATTGCCTCAATTGAGGTAAAGCCTATTTTGAAAAATTTAATTCAAATTCTTTCTATTATTTTTGTATTAGCTTTGTCTGGCATTTTGATTTTTCAATATAACAATTTCTAA
- the folP gene encoding dihydropteroate synthase, whose translation MQIINKKNPWPKGWGQKTSIMGVINLTPDSFSDGGELNSSKKVLDQVNHFLSNGVDVIDLGAQSTRPGAEEVGSSVEIKRLIPYLKLIKSEYPDVLISIDTFNSDVAYEALLNGANWINDVTGGRRDINILDVVSKFDCPFVITHSRGNSQNMNQLSNYENVLSEVKCSLDNLINNALEKNISKRNIILDPGIGFSKDIIHNLEILRNLDLFKKWNFPILIGASRKRFIGEILNEKNPKERDIGTLAISCLCSQFNIDIVRVHNVKLNYQILKVADRIYRK comes from the coding sequence TTGCAAATTATCAATAAGAAAAATCCATGGCCAAAAGGCTGGGGGCAAAAAACTTCAATTATGGGAGTTATAAATTTAACTCCTGATTCATTTAGTGATGGTGGGGAATTAAACTCTTCAAAAAAAGTTTTAGATCAAGTAAATCATTTCTTGAGTAATGGAGTTGATGTTATTGATCTTGGTGCTCAAAGTACTAGACCTGGGGCTGAAGAAGTTGGCTCTAGTGTAGAAATAAAAAGGTTGATCCCATATCTGAAATTAATAAAATCTGAATATCCAGATGTTTTAATTTCTATTGATACTTTTAATTCTGATGTGGCTTATGAAGCTCTCTTAAATGGAGCTAATTGGATAAATGATGTCACGGGAGGAAGAAGAGATATAAATATTTTGGATGTTGTATCAAAATTCGACTGTCCATTCGTCATAACTCATAGTCGCGGTAATAGTCAAAATATGAATCAACTCTCTAATTACGAAAATGTATTGAGTGAAGTTAAGTGCTCGCTTGATAATTTAATAAATAATGCTTTAGAAAAAAATATATCTAAAAGAAATATAATATTGGATCCTGGAATTGGCTTCTCGAAGGATATCATTCATAATTTGGAAATCTTGAGAAACTTAGATTTATTTAAAAAATGGAATTTTCCAATTTTGATAGGTGCATCTAGGAAAAGATTTATAGGAGAAATTTTGAATGAGAAAAATCCAAAAGAAAGGGATATAGGAACACTTGCAATAAGTTGTCTTTGTTCTCAATTTAATATTGATATTGTGAGAGTTCACAACGTCAAACTAAATTATCAAATCCTGAAAGTGGCTGATAGGATTTACAGAAAATAA
- the carB gene encoding carbamoyl-phosphate synthase large subunit: MPQRGDLKKILILGSGPIVIGQACEFDYSGTQACKALRNVGYEIVLINSNPASIMTDPEIASKTYIEPLTPEIVSQIILREKPDAILPTMGGQTALNLAVKLSESDFLKENNIELIGADLRAINKAEDRKLFKESMEKINVNVCPSGIASNLDEAIEVSKKISSYPLIIRPAFTLGGVGGGIAFNLEEFVELCKSGLEESPSNQILIEKSLIGWKEFELEVMRDTADNVVIVCSIENLDPMGVHTGDSITVAPAQTLTDKEYQRLRDLSLKIIREVGVETGGSNIQFAINPSNGEVIVIEMNPRVSRSSALASKATGFPIAKIAALLSVGYTLDEIINDITKKTPACFEPSIDYVVTKIPRFAFEKFKGSSNTLSTAMKSVGETMAIGRSFEESFQKALRSLEVGIFGWESDSLGEFKNESHIKNCLRKPTSERILLIKKAMQLGKTNSYIHEVTNIDFWFIEKLRNIFNFENDFLKDKELYDLDRDLMLHAKQLGFSDHQIAKLTNSEFFEVRRYRKKLNIIPIYKTVDTCSAEFSSSTPYHYSTFEESFINHNSQIFDSEISENGESKKIMILGGGPNRIGQGIEFDYCCCHASYQASTSGYKTIMVNSNPETVSTDYDTSDILYFEPVTLEDVLNIVEAENPYGLIVQFGGQTPLKLSLPLFEWLKSNDGVRTGSKILGTSPISIDLAEDREEFTKILEELNIRQPLNGIARNQSEAEIVAKNIGFPLVVRPSYVLGGRAMEIVKDENELSRYISEAVKVSPDHPILLDQYLNNAIEIDVDALCDSEGSVVIAGLMEHVEPAGIHSGDSACCLPSISLSASTIDNVKNWTKLIAKRLNVIGLINLQFAVINLNNKENKLFILEANPRASRTVPFVSKAIGKPVAKLATQLMQGLTLEDINFTKEFSPKYQAVKEAVLPFKRFPGSDTLLGPEMKSTGEVMGLAKDFGIAYAKSELAAGNGVPSEGVAFLSTNDLDKKNLDEIAMELLNLGFKLIATKGTASYLVDLGIQVEEVLKVHEGRPNIEDLIRSSLVQLIINTPIDSQALHDDAYLRRAALEYNIPTFTTIPGAKAAIKAIKALQSSKIDTYSLQEIHNH; the protein is encoded by the coding sequence ATGCCTCAAAGAGGTGATCTTAAAAAAATTCTTATTCTAGGTTCAGGACCTATTGTTATAGGACAAGCATGCGAATTTGATTACTCTGGTACTCAAGCTTGCAAGGCTTTAAGAAATGTTGGTTATGAAATTGTCTTAATAAATTCAAATCCAGCATCAATAATGACTGATCCTGAAATCGCAAGCAAAACATATATTGAACCCTTGACTCCTGAAATTGTTTCTCAGATCATTTTAAGAGAAAAACCTGATGCGATTCTTCCCACTATGGGAGGCCAAACTGCTTTGAATCTTGCGGTTAAATTATCAGAATCAGATTTTTTAAAAGAAAATAATATTGAATTAATTGGTGCTGATTTAAGAGCTATTAATAAAGCTGAAGATAGAAAATTGTTTAAAGAATCCATGGAAAAAATAAATGTAAATGTTTGCCCATCTGGTATTGCTTCTAACCTGGATGAAGCTATTGAGGTATCAAAAAAAATTAGTTCCTATCCTTTGATAATAAGGCCTGCATTTACATTAGGTGGTGTAGGAGGTGGAATTGCTTTTAACCTTGAAGAATTTGTCGAGTTATGTAAATCAGGTTTAGAAGAAAGTCCTAGTAATCAAATATTGATTGAAAAATCACTTATTGGATGGAAGGAGTTTGAGCTAGAGGTAATGAGAGATACCGCTGACAATGTAGTAATAGTTTGCAGTATTGAAAATCTAGACCCAATGGGTGTCCATACTGGAGATTCGATTACTGTAGCACCTGCACAGACTTTAACAGATAAGGAGTACCAGAGATTGAGAGATCTGTCATTAAAAATTATTAGAGAGGTAGGCGTTGAAACAGGAGGCAGTAATATTCAATTTGCAATAAATCCATCTAATGGAGAAGTAATTGTCATAGAAATGAATCCCCGTGTTAGTAGATCCTCTGCTTTGGCAAGTAAAGCAACTGGATTTCCCATAGCTAAGATTGCAGCTTTATTATCTGTTGGATATACACTTGATGAAATTATTAATGATATTACAAAAAAAACACCTGCCTGTTTTGAGCCATCAATTGATTATGTAGTTACTAAGATTCCACGATTTGCTTTTGAAAAGTTTAAAGGCTCTTCTAATACTTTGAGCACTGCGATGAAATCTGTTGGTGAGACAATGGCAATAGGCCGCTCTTTTGAGGAATCATTTCAGAAAGCACTAAGGTCATTAGAAGTAGGTATTTTTGGATGGGAATCTGATTCACTTGGAGAATTTAAAAATGAGAGTCACATTAAAAATTGTTTAAGAAAACCAACATCTGAAAGAATTCTTTTAATTAAAAAAGCTATGCAGCTTGGGAAAACTAATTCTTATATTCATGAAGTTACAAATATAGATTTTTGGTTTATCGAGAAATTACGTAATATTTTTAATTTTGAAAATGATTTTTTGAAAGACAAGGAACTGTATGATTTAGATAGGGATTTGATGTTACATGCTAAACAATTAGGCTTTTCAGATCACCAGATAGCAAAGTTAACTAATTCTGAGTTTTTTGAAGTGAGAAGATATAGAAAAAAACTTAACATAATACCAATTTATAAAACTGTTGATACTTGTTCAGCAGAATTTTCATCCTCAACTCCCTATCATTATTCAACTTTCGAAGAATCTTTCATAAATCATAATTCACAAATTTTTGATAGCGAGATCTCAGAAAATGGCGAATCAAAAAAAATTATGATTCTAGGAGGAGGTCCAAACAGAATTGGTCAGGGGATAGAATTTGATTACTGTTGTTGTCATGCATCATATCAAGCTTCTACAAGTGGTTATAAAACAATAATGGTTAATAGTAACCCTGAAACAGTATCAACAGATTACGATACTAGCGATATTTTATATTTTGAGCCTGTAACTTTGGAAGATGTGCTCAACATAGTAGAAGCTGAAAATCCTTATGGTTTGATTGTTCAATTTGGAGGTCAAACCCCCCTAAAATTATCATTACCCTTATTTGAATGGCTTAAATCTAATGATGGGGTCAGAACTGGATCAAAAATTCTTGGAACTTCACCAATATCTATCGATTTGGCAGAAGATAGAGAGGAATTTACAAAAATACTTGAAGAATTAAATATTAGACAACCATTAAACGGTATTGCACGTAATCAAAGTGAAGCAGAAATAGTAGCAAAAAATATAGGGTTCCCCTTGGTTGTAAGACCTTCTTATGTTTTAGGAGGAAGGGCAATGGAAATTGTTAAAGATGAAAATGAATTATCGAGATATATCTCTGAAGCAGTTAAGGTTTCTCCTGACCATCCAATCCTTCTAGATCAATATTTAAACAATGCTATTGAGATAGACGTTGATGCTTTATGTGATTCAGAAGGATCAGTTGTAATAGCTGGTCTAATGGAACATGTGGAACCTGCAGGAATTCATTCCGGAGATTCTGCTTGTTGTTTACCATCTATTTCTCTTTCAGCGTCAACTATAGATAATGTTAAAAACTGGACTAAGTTAATTGCAAAAAGGCTAAATGTTATTGGGTTGATTAATTTGCAATTTGCAGTGATAAATTTAAATAATAAAGAAAATAAATTATTTATTCTTGAGGCAAATCCAAGAGCTTCTAGAACTGTCCCATTTGTTTCAAAGGCAATAGGTAAACCTGTTGCAAAATTAGCTACCCAGTTAATGCAAGGTTTGACATTAGAAGATATTAATTTCACCAAAGAATTTTCTCCAAAATATCAGGCAGTAAAAGAAGCAGTTTTACCCTTTAAAAGATTTCCTGGATCTGATACTCTTCTAGGCCCTGAAATGAAATCTACTGGAGAAGTAATGGGTTTAGCAAAAGACTTCGGAATTGCTTATGCTAAGTCGGAATTAGCAGCAGGAAATGGTGTTCCTTCTGAAGGTGTAGCCTTTTTATCTACTAATGATTTGGATAAAAAAAATCTTGATGAAATTGCCATGGAATTGTTGAATTTAGGATTTAAATTAATCGCAACTAAAGGTACAGCCTCATACTTAGTAGACTTAGGCATTCAAGTTGAAGAAGTACTGAAAGTACATGAAGGAAGGCCAAATATAGAAGATTTAATTCGTTCTAGCCTTGTCCAATTAATAATTAATACTCCAATAGACTCTCAAGCTCTTCATGACGATGCGTATTTAAGACGCGCTGCTTTGGAATATAATATTCCAACATTTACAACCATTCCTGGAGCAAAGGCAGCAATTAAAGCTATCAAAGCTTTGCAAAGTAGTAAAATTGATACTTATTCTCTACAAGAAATCCATAATCATTAA
- the rsfS gene encoding ribosome silencing factor yields the protein MDNKSLVLMAAKACDEKKARDIKLIKIDKVSFISEWILIAEGLSDVQVRSITNSVEGELREKAKVEPIRKEGVNEAKWALLDYGDLIVNIFQPEIRKYYDLESFWSNGDNLVFP from the coding sequence ATGGACAATAAAAGTTTGGTTTTAATGGCAGCTAAAGCATGTGATGAAAAAAAGGCAAGAGATATAAAACTTATAAAAATTGACAAAGTATCATTTATAAGCGAGTGGATTTTGATTGCAGAAGGATTATCTGACGTGCAGGTTAGATCTATAACTAATTCTGTAGAGGGAGAGCTTAGAGAGAAGGCTAAAGTTGAACCGATACGAAAAGAAGGGGTTAACGAAGCGAAATGGGCTCTACTTGATTATGGTGATTTGATCGTGAATATTTTTCAACCAGAAATAAGAAAATACTATGACCTTGAATCATTCTGGAGTAATGGAGATAATCTTGTATTTCCATAA
- a CDS encoding ABC transporter ATP-binding protein, whose translation MRLIPPLRPYSNRFIKGFICMLIYVACWPLLAYLAGNLIPAIGSGDLSKVSSIIIKSLFVFLVQKTAQFGQDVFIAKPSLEISEVMRGNLFNKIQKIKINSVEKISAGDITYRLTEDADRVSEVIYKTAQDTIPCILQLLAVVIYMFYLDWSLTLSTFVLAPLIILSVNSFGRRVLLASEKSQESTSNLAGLIGESINGMSTIRAFAAENWIENRFHKRLIANKKAKYKTLKLLAFQHPVVGFVEAFGILAILGLGAARINLGLLTSEEFSSFFAAILMLIDPISHVSTNFNDYKQAEASIKRLKNINQEPIEDDKENLIRLSNIKGNILFKNVDFEYKKDNQVLRNINLEINKGEVIAFVGASGAGKSTMMALILKFITPNNGDIFIDDKNLKFLNTKDIRKNIALVQQQPFLFSGKIIDVIRMGRSYTKEEVVESAKKANAHNFIQNLPDNYETKITERGSNFSGGQIQRIAIARAILGNPSILLLDEATSALDAESEAEVQEGLNRAMKNRTVIIIAHRLATTQGADKIVVFNKGEIMEVGKHIDLLDKKGIYKELCEKQLIKKL comes from the coding sequence TTGAGACTAATACCACCACTCAGACCATATTCAAATAGGTTTATAAAGGGTTTTATATGCATGCTTATTTACGTAGCTTGTTGGCCTTTATTAGCTTATTTAGCTGGAAACTTAATCCCAGCGATTGGCTCTGGTGATCTCTCAAAAGTTTCTAGCATAATAATTAAGTCTTTATTTGTATTTTTAGTTCAAAAAACTGCTCAATTTGGACAGGATGTTTTCATAGCAAAACCATCATTAGAAATTAGTGAAGTAATGAGAGGAAATTTATTTAACAAAATTCAAAAAATAAAGATTAATTCTGTTGAAAAGATTTCGGCTGGAGATATTACATATAGACTTACAGAAGATGCAGACAGAGTAAGCGAGGTTATTTATAAAACTGCTCAAGATACTATTCCGTGTATCTTACAATTATTAGCGGTAGTAATATACATGTTTTATTTAGATTGGTCACTCACATTATCAACGTTTGTTTTAGCACCATTAATTATTCTTTCTGTAAATAGTTTTGGAAGAAGAGTTTTATTAGCATCTGAAAAAAGTCAAGAATCGACAAGTAACTTAGCTGGATTAATAGGTGAATCTATAAATGGGATGTCGACGATAAGAGCTTTTGCTGCTGAAAATTGGATTGAAAATAGATTTCATAAGAGATTAATTGCCAATAAAAAAGCAAAATATAAAACATTAAAATTACTTGCATTTCAGCATCCAGTTGTAGGCTTTGTAGAAGCATTTGGAATATTAGCAATATTGGGTTTAGGAGCCGCAAGGATTAATTTAGGACTTCTAACTAGTGAAGAATTTAGTAGTTTTTTTGCTGCTATATTGATGCTTATTGATCCAATAAGCCATGTAAGTACTAATTTTAATGACTATAAACAAGCAGAAGCATCAATAAAAAGGCTAAAAAATATTAATCAAGAGCCTATAGAAGATGATAAGGAAAATTTAATAAGATTATCAAATATTAAAGGCAATATACTTTTTAAGAATGTTGATTTTGAATATAAGAAGGATAATCAAGTTCTTAGAAATATAAATTTAGAAATTAATAAAGGAGAAGTTATTGCTTTTGTAGGAGCTTCAGGAGCTGGGAAAAGTACGATGATGGCTTTGATATTGAAATTTATAACTCCAAATAATGGAGACATCTTTATTGATGATAAAAATCTAAAATTTTTAAATACAAAAGATATAAGAAAAAATATTGCACTAGTACAACAACAGCCTTTTTTATTTTCAGGAAAAATTATTGATGTAATAAGAATGGGTAGAAGTTATACAAAAGAAGAAGTTGTTGAATCAGCAAAAAAAGCAAATGCTCACAACTTTATTCAAAATCTTCCTGATAATTATGAAACTAAGATAACTGAAAGGGGATCAAATTTCTCAGGTGGTCAAATCCAGAGGATAGCAATCGCCAGAGCAATACTAGGGAACCCATCCATCCTTCTTTTAGATGAGGCTACAAGTGCATTAGATGCAGAATCAGAGGCAGAAGTTCAAGAAGGACTAAATAGAGCCATGAAAAATAGAACTGTTATTATAATTGCTCATAGATTAGCCACTACACAAGGGGCAGATAAAATAGTTGTCTTCAATAAGGGCGAAATTATGGAGGTTGGGAAACATATTGATTTGCTAGATAAAAAAGGAATTTATAAAGAATTATGTGAAAAACAATTGATAAAAAAATTATAA
- a CDS encoding DUF6447 family protein: protein MSENKNDSDNPVLTFEGKTYLIKELSDDIKETIKGLQIAETQLKMHEDTLKLLSISRNSLANQLKEKLKKLE, encoded by the coding sequence ATGAGTGAAAACAAAAATGATTCTGACAATCCAGTTTTAACCTTTGAGGGGAAAACGTATTTGATTAAAGAACTTTCTGATGACATAAAAGAAACTATAAAAGGATTACAAATAGCAGAAACACAACTTAAAATGCATGAAGATACTTTGAAATTACTATCTATTAGTAGAAACTCATTAGCCAACCAATTAAAGGAAAAACTAAAAAAATTAGAGTGA
- the tpiA gene encoding triose-phosphate isomerase, protein MRQSVIAGNWKMHMTCAEAKSYLEEFIPLIKNIKDDRKVVIAPPFTAISTFSDHSDFDYLDISSQNIHWEDQGAFTAEISPKMLLEHGVSYAIVGHSEPRKYFSESDEQINKRAVFAQSSGLTPIVCVGETLEQRERGEADRVITRQVEQGLENTDPSNLIVAYEPIWAIGTGKTCEAKDANKICSLIRKLIGFDGVIIQYGGSVKPSNIDEIMSMSDIDGVLVGGASLDPNSFARIANYQ, encoded by the coding sequence TTGAGACAATCTGTAATTGCTGGTAATTGGAAAATGCACATGACTTGTGCTGAAGCTAAATCCTATTTAGAAGAATTTATTCCTTTAATAAAAAACATAAAAGACGATCGTAAAGTCGTTATTGCTCCACCTTTTACAGCTATTTCAACCTTTTCTGATCATTCTGATTTTGATTATTTAGATATTTCTAGTCAAAATATTCATTGGGAAGATCAAGGAGCATTTACTGCAGAGATATCTCCAAAAATGCTTCTTGAACATGGTGTTTCATATGCAATCGTTGGACACAGTGAACCAAGAAAATATTTTAGTGAAAGTGATGAACAAATTAATAAAAGAGCAGTTTTTGCTCAATCTAGTGGACTTACTCCAATAGTTTGTGTTGGGGAAACATTAGAACAAAGAGAGAGAGGAGAAGCTGATAGGGTCATTACTAGACAGGTTGAACAAGGATTAGAAAATACAGATCCATCTAATTTAATTGTTGCCTATGAACCAATATGGGCTATTGGCACTGGTAAAACATGTGAAGCAAAAGACGCTAACAAAATATGTTCTTTGATTCGGAAATTAATAGGTTTTGATGGTGTAATTATTCAATATGGAGGATCTGTTAAACCTAGTAATATTGACGAAATCATGTCAATGAGTGATATAGATGGGGTGTTAGTTGGAGGGGCTTCATTAGATCCGAACAGTTTTGCAAGAATTGCAAATTATCAATAA